The genomic segment GTGTGGGCTTTCTTGTAGATGCTGGTAGCAGCGAGTTGTAGATCTGCCTTCACTAAGCAACTTTTGGTGAAGCGAACAAACGAGAAAGCGTTGTACTTCTCTCGAAGATTCAGAGTGGTCGGGTCTCGCTCAAAACCAAATATTGCTCACGTCGTTTAATCAACCATGTGCCATCCACCAGGATAAGCGTGTCTGAATAGCGATAGGAGCGGTCGATTACCATCTCAGTACCGTCAATCTCCTGAACGAGGATAGCTTTGCCGTAGTGAATATTGGTAGCGGTATCACCGTTGACTGTAATGAGCTGCTGACCATTGAGATGATAGGCAGTTTTAATCGGTGATATTGCCTCTTTGAATACTTCAATGAGCTTGTCTCTACCATCAAGCTTCACCATGACGGAACCATCAGGAGCATAAACCTCAAAGTGGACATCAGGGGTAACGAGTTTGGCTTGGGCTTCGGCATCGATCTCCAGAGTGGAGAAAAGATCGATGACCTCGCGAATGGCTTCCTTGTGTTCAAGCAGCGTTGTCATGGTATCCCTCAAATTTTTGTTCCCACGCTGTTGCGTGGACTGCGCGGGTATATAAACGTACGAAAATCATACTACCTAAAAGTCTAGTGAAGAGTGTCAGGTTTGCTAGATGGGGAGCATTGGAGGATATATCGGTAAGAAATGGGGCATGGTGATATTGCCAGCTATAGATAGAGCAACGATGGTGTAGGTTGCGTGATCCTATTTGGTTCCACCTTCTCCGTAGGAAAGCGGTAGCAGTTGACGATATGGGGTGGTGAAAGGTGCTATGCATGTTGGTGATGGCAAACCTCAGCTGCTCAGGTAGTGCAAGTAACTAAGTGACGTGGCTAAATACTGACATGACGTCTAAAATCGTGGTTAAATCGAGCAAAACGTGCAAAATGCTCATAACAACCAACACTGCGGAGAGGATGAAGTCACCATGTCAAGCCCACTCCCCATCCATGAACAAACAACGCAGTCGGCATCTAATAGTGCTGATATCGTTGATTTTTTGGAGCGTCTGAAGGCCCACGAACCGCAACCCCGATGCCTCCTTGCTGGACCGGACAAACACGATCATGTGGAATTGCCTCCCGAGTTGTTCGGTATTTTGGCGCAAGCTGCGCATGCACTTCTTGATGGAAAAAATGTGGTCATTAAGCAGTATGATCCTTTTCTTACTACGCAAGAAGCTGCTGACTACCTTGGTGTTTCTCGTTCCACTGTGGTCCGTATTGTAGAGCGTGGTGAACTTCCTTTCACGAAGGTGAGTAGGCATCGGCGCATCCG from the Corynebacterium durum genome contains:
- a CDS encoding nuclear transport factor 2 family protein — its product is MTTLLEHKEAIREVIDLFSTLEIDAEAQAKLVTPDVHFEVYAPDGSVMVKLDGRDKLIEVFKEAISPIKTAYHLNGQQLITVNGDTATNIHYGKAILVQEIDGTEMVIDRSYRYSDTLILVDGTWLIKRREQYLVLSETRPL
- a CDS encoding helix-turn-helix domain-containing protein produces the protein MSSPLPIHEQTTQSASNSADIVDFLERLKAHEPQPRCLLAGPDKHDHVELPPELFGILAQAAHALLDGKNVVIKQYDPFLTTQEAADYLGVSRSTVVRIVERGELPFTKVSRHRRIRFTDLQAFIEQEKERQINAITATASSVDDEDVSYDEHKEIRAEVAKQRRSRESGM